Proteins encoded within one genomic window of Bacillus thuringiensis:
- the pyrE gene encoding orotate phosphoribosyltransferase, with translation MKKEIASHLLEIGAVFLQPNDPFIWSSGMKSPIYCDNRLTLSYPKVRQAIAAGLEELIKEHFPTVEVIAGTATAGIAHAAWVSDRMDLPMCYVRSKAKGHGKGNQIEGKAEKGQKVVVVEDLISTGGSAITCVEALREAGCEVLGIVSIFTYELEAGKEKLEAANVASYSLSDYSALTEVAAEKGMIGQAETKKLQEWRKNPANEAWITA, from the coding sequence ATGAAAAAAGAAATCGCATCGCATTTATTAGAAATTGGAGCAGTATTTTTACAACCGAATGATCCATTCATATGGTCTTCAGGTATGAAATCACCAATTTATTGTGATAACCGTTTAACTTTATCTTATCCAAAAGTACGTCAAGCGATTGCAGCTGGATTAGAAGAGTTAATTAAAGAGCACTTTCCAACTGTAGAAGTTATTGCAGGAACAGCAACTGCTGGTATTGCGCACGCTGCATGGGTAAGCGATCGTATGGATTTACCAATGTGCTACGTACGTAGTAAAGCAAAGGGTCACGGTAAAGGGAACCAAATCGAAGGAAAAGCTGAAAAAGGTCAAAAAGTAGTGGTAGTAGAAGACTTAATTTCAACTGGCGGTAGTGCAATTACATGTGTAGAAGCACTTCGTGAAGCTGGCTGTGAAGTATTAGGAATCGTATCAATCTTCACATATGAGTTAGAAGCAGGAAAAGAAAAACTAGAAGCAGCTAACGTAGCATCATACTCTTTAAGCGACTACAGTGCATTAACTGAAGTAGCAGCAGAAAAAGGTATGATCGGACAAGCTGAAACGAAAAAATTACAAGAGTGGCGTAAAAATCCAGCAAACGAAGCTTGGATCACAGCGTAA
- the pyrF gene encoding orotidine-5'-phosphate decarboxylase, whose translation MSQSLIVALDFPGKQDVEQFLRHFEGEELFVKVGMELFYKEGPAIITYLKEKGHKIFLDLKLHDIPNTVKSAMRSLASLDVDMVNVHAAGGSSMMKAAIEGLEEGKQEGKERPICIAVTQLTSTSEAMMKKEIGIEKTLEEAVAHYAKLTKESGLDGVVCSTLEVPKLREVCGNEFVTVTPGIRLASDDVNDQVRVATPKRARELGSSYIVVGRSITKAENPLEAYKTVKQQWEGVTV comes from the coding sequence ATGTCACAGTCGTTAATCGTTGCACTAGATTTTCCAGGGAAACAAGATGTAGAACAATTCTTGCGCCACTTTGAAGGGGAAGAGTTATTTGTCAAAGTTGGTATGGAGTTATTTTACAAAGAAGGCCCTGCAATTATTACGTACTTAAAAGAAAAAGGGCATAAGATTTTTCTAGACTTAAAACTTCATGATATTCCGAATACAGTAAAAAGCGCTATGCGTAGCCTAGCTAGTCTAGATGTTGATATGGTAAATGTTCATGCTGCTGGGGGAAGTAGTATGATGAAAGCTGCGATTGAGGGATTAGAGGAAGGTAAGCAAGAAGGAAAAGAGAGACCGATTTGTATTGCAGTTACACAACTAACAAGCACTTCGGAAGCTATGATGAAAAAAGAGATCGGCATTGAGAAAACGTTAGAAGAAGCGGTTGCTCATTATGCAAAATTAACGAAAGAAAGTGGACTGGATGGCGTTGTTTGCTCAACGCTTGAAGTTCCAAAATTACGTGAAGTATGCGGAAATGAATTTGTAACAGTAACACCGGGGATTCGTCTTGCAAGCGATGATGTAAATGACCAGGTGCGCGTAGCAACACCGAAACGTGCGAGGGAACTTGGCTCAAGCTACATCGTAGTTGGACGTAGTATTACAAAAGCAGAAAATCCGCTTGAAGCGTATAAAACAGTAAAACAACAGTGGGAAGGTGTAACAGTATGA
- the pyrD gene encoding dihydroorotate oxidase B catalytic subunit yields the protein MNRLQVELPGLSLKNPIIPASGCFGFGREYAQFYDLSVLGSIMIKATTEQPRYGNPTPRVAETPGGMLNAIGLQNPGLEKVMNSELPFLEQFDLPIIANVAGSQAEDYVAVAKEISKAPNVHALELNISCPNVKTGGIAFGTNPEIAADLTKRVKEVSEVPVYVKLSPNVANIVEIAKAIENAGADGLTMINTLLGMRLDLKTAKPILANRTGGLSGPAIKPVAIRMVHEVSQAVNIPIIGMGGIETAEDVIEFFYAGASAVAVGTANFIDPFVCPTIIEELPALLDELGFDHISECQGRSWKQTCHSR from the coding sequence ATGAACAGATTGCAAGTTGAATTACCAGGATTATCATTAAAAAATCCAATTATACCGGCATCTGGATGCTTTGGATTTGGTCGTGAATATGCACAGTTTTACGATTTAAGTGTACTAGGATCAATCATGATTAAAGCGACGACAGAACAACCACGCTATGGAAATCCGACGCCTCGTGTTGCTGAAACACCGGGCGGCATGTTAAATGCAATCGGACTTCAAAACCCAGGATTAGAAAAAGTAATGAATTCTGAATTACCTTTTCTCGAACAATTTGATCTTCCAATCATTGCGAACGTTGCAGGCTCACAAGCTGAGGATTACGTAGCGGTTGCAAAGGAAATTTCTAAAGCGCCTAATGTCCATGCGCTAGAATTAAACATTTCTTGTCCGAACGTAAAAACAGGTGGTATTGCCTTTGGTACAAATCCTGAAATTGCTGCTGATTTAACGAAGCGAGTAAAAGAGGTTTCTGAAGTACCTGTATATGTAAAGTTGTCACCGAACGTGGCAAACATTGTGGAAATTGCAAAAGCAATTGAAAATGCAGGTGCAGACGGTTTAACGATGATTAATACATTGCTTGGTATGCGTCTAGATTTAAAAACAGCTAAACCAATTTTAGCAAACCGTACAGGCGGATTATCAGGTCCTGCGATTAAGCCAGTAGCAATTCGTATGGTACATGAAGTAAGCCAAGCGGTTAACATTCCAATTATCGGAATGGGTGGTATTGAAACAGCGGAAGATGTAATTGAATTCTTCTACGCTGGCGCAAGCGCAGTTGCAGTAGGTACAGCGAACTTTATCGATCCGTTCGTATGTCCGACAATTATTGAAGAGCTACCAGCATTACTAGATGAATTAGGATTTGATCACATTTCGGAATGTCAAGGAAGGAGCTGGAAGCAAACATGTCACAGTCGTTAA
- the pyrK gene encoding dihydroorotate oxidase B electron transfer subunit translates to MMQKQNMIVVNQKEIAKNIYELVLQGTLVQQMNEPGQFVHIKVAEGIAPLLRRPISICNVDQEKNEFTMLYRAEGQGTKTLATRKQGEMVDVLGPLGHGFPVEEAEAGQTALLVGGGIGVPPLYELSQRLVAKGVRVIHILGFQTKDVVFYEEKFAELGDTYVATVDGTHGTKGFVTDVIDNYGIDFDILYSCGPLAMLRALEGRYKEKKAYISLEERMGCGIGACFACVCHLQEDPSGHSYKKVCSDGPVFPIGEVVL, encoded by the coding sequence ATGATGCAAAAGCAAAATATGATCGTCGTTAATCAAAAAGAAATCGCAAAAAACATTTACGAATTAGTGCTTCAAGGAACTTTAGTACAGCAAATGAACGAACCAGGGCAGTTTGTGCACATTAAGGTAGCAGAGGGCATTGCGCCCCTTCTGCGCCGCCCGATTAGTATTTGTAATGTAGATCAAGAGAAGAACGAATTTACAATGCTATATCGTGCAGAAGGACAAGGGACAAAAACATTAGCAACTAGAAAACAAGGTGAAATGGTAGACGTACTAGGACCACTAGGACACGGTTTTCCTGTAGAAGAAGCAGAAGCTGGTCAAACAGCTTTACTAGTAGGCGGGGGAATTGGTGTACCACCACTTTATGAATTGTCACAGCGCCTCGTTGCAAAAGGTGTACGCGTAATTCACATCTTAGGTTTTCAAACGAAAGATGTTGTTTTCTATGAAGAAAAATTTGCAGAACTTGGTGATACGTACGTTGCGACAGTAGACGGTACACACGGTACAAAAGGATTTGTCACAGATGTAATTGATAACTACGGAATTGACTTTGATATTCTTTATTCATGTGGTCCGTTAGCGATGCTTCGTGCATTAGAAGGACGTTACAAAGAGAAAAAAGCCTATATTTCATTAGAAGAACGTATGGGTTGTGGTATTGGAGCTTGTTTCGCATGTGTATGCCACTTACAAGAAGATCCAAGTGGACATTCTTACAAGAAGGTGTGTAGCGACGGACCAGTATTTCCAATCGGGGAGGTTGTACTATGA
- the carB gene encoding carbamoyl-phosphate synthase large subunit, which translates to MPKRLDINTILVIGSGPIVIGQAAEFDYSGTQACQSLREEGYKVILVNSNPATIMTDTATADKVYIEPLTLEFVSRIIRKERPDAILPTLGGQTGLNMAVELAKSGILEECGVEILGTKLSAIEQAEDRDLFRTLMQELNEPIPSSTIIHTLEEAHEFVKEIGYPVIVRPAFTMGGTGGGICSNEEELIEIVSGGLKHSPVTQCLLEKSIAGCKEIEYEVMRDSNDNAIVVCNMENIDPVGVHTGDSIVVAPSQTLSDREYQMLRNTSLRIIRALGIEGGCNVQLALDPHSFQYYVIEVNPRVSRSSALASKATGYPIAKLAAKIAVGLTLDEIINPVTQKTYACFEPALDYVVSKIPRWPFDKFESANRTLGTQMKATGEVMSIGRNLEQSLLKAVRSLELGIYHLELDHLKELDKETMKKRIIKADDERLFIVAEAIRQGVTKEEINEWCEMDFFFLQKVENIVNMEREVKANVGNMEVLQTAKEMGFSDHYIAASWNKTEREIYDMRKESNITPVYKMVDTCAAEFESATPYYYSTYGDENESVRTDRKSVVVLGSGPIRIGQGVEFDYATVHSVWAIKEAGYEAIIVNNNPETVSTDFSISDKLYFEPLTIEDVMHIIDLEKPEGVIVQFGGQTAINLAAKLEAHGVKILGTSLEDLDRAEDRDKFEAALTQLGIPQPVGKTATTVEQAVAIADKIGYPVLVRPSYVLGGRAMEIVYRQEELLHYMKNAVKVHADHPVLIDRYMVGKEIEVDAISDGENVFIPGIMEHIERAGVHSGDSIGVYPPQSLSEKLKEQIIEHTIALGKGLNIVGLLNIQFVVFKDQVYVIEVNPRASRTVPFLSKITGVPMANVATKVILGQDLVEQGYGTGYHPEEKEVYVKAPVFSFAKLRSVDTTLGPEMKSTGEVMGKDLTLEKALYKGLVASGINIPTHGSVIITVADKDKEEAMEIAKRFHEIGYNLLATAGTAQSLEEQNIPVQVVNKIDSEDYNLLDIIRQGKAQFVINTLTKGKQPARDGFRIRRESVENGVACLTSLDTTRAILRVLESMTFSAHSMKEITQTKRHEVVHA; encoded by the coding sequence ATGCCAAAACGCCTAGACATTAACACAATTTTAGTAATCGGATCAGGACCAATTGTAATTGGGCAAGCAGCAGAGTTTGATTACTCTGGTACACAAGCTTGTCAATCTCTTAGAGAAGAAGGTTACAAAGTAATCCTTGTTAACTCTAACCCAGCAACAATTATGACAGATACTGCAACAGCAGATAAAGTATATATAGAACCATTAACACTAGAATTCGTAAGCCGTATCATTCGTAAAGAGCGTCCAGATGCAATCCTGCCAACATTAGGTGGTCAAACAGGTTTAAATATGGCTGTCGAACTTGCGAAATCAGGCATACTTGAAGAATGTGGAGTTGAAATTTTAGGAACAAAATTATCAGCAATTGAGCAAGCAGAAGATCGTGATTTATTCCGTACATTAATGCAGGAATTAAATGAACCAATTCCATCTAGTACCATTATTCATACGCTAGAAGAAGCACATGAATTTGTAAAAGAAATTGGTTATCCAGTTATTGTTCGCCCAGCATTTACAATGGGGGGAACAGGCGGCGGAATCTGTAGTAATGAAGAAGAACTAATTGAAATCGTATCAGGTGGATTAAAACATAGTCCAGTAACACAATGTTTATTAGAAAAGAGCATTGCTGGTTGTAAGGAAATTGAATATGAAGTAATGCGTGATTCGAATGATAACGCGATTGTAGTATGTAACATGGAAAATATCGATCCAGTTGGGGTTCATACAGGTGATTCTATCGTTGTAGCACCGAGCCAAACATTAAGTGACCGCGAATATCAAATGTTACGAAACACTTCATTACGAATTATTCGTGCATTAGGAATTGAAGGTGGATGTAATGTTCAGCTTGCACTTGATCCACATAGTTTCCAATACTATGTAATCGAAGTAAACCCGCGTGTAAGTCGTTCATCTGCACTAGCATCTAAAGCAACTGGATATCCAATTGCGAAGTTAGCGGCAAAAATTGCAGTCGGTTTAACATTAGATGAAATTATAAACCCAGTTACACAAAAAACATACGCTTGTTTCGAACCAGCATTAGACTATGTTGTTTCAAAAATTCCACGCTGGCCATTTGATAAGTTTGAATCAGCAAACAGAACGCTTGGAACGCAGATGAAAGCAACTGGTGAAGTTATGTCAATCGGACGTAACTTAGAGCAATCATTATTAAAAGCGGTTCGTTCTTTAGAGCTTGGCATTTATCACTTAGAATTAGACCACTTAAAAGAACTTGATAAAGAGACAATGAAAAAACGCATTATTAAAGCAGACGATGAGCGACTGTTTATTGTAGCAGAAGCAATTCGTCAAGGTGTAACGAAAGAAGAAATTAACGAATGGTGCGAAATGGACTTCTTCTTCTTACAAAAAGTTGAAAACATCGTAAATATGGAACGTGAAGTGAAAGCGAATGTAGGAAATATGGAAGTACTACAAACGGCGAAAGAAATGGGCTTCAGCGATCACTACATTGCAGCATCTTGGAACAAAACAGAGCGTGAAATTTACGATATGCGTAAAGAAAGCAATATAACTCCTGTTTATAAAATGGTAGATACTTGTGCGGCAGAGTTTGAATCTGCAACACCATACTACTACAGCACATATGGTGACGAGAATGAATCGGTTAGAACAGATCGTAAGAGTGTTGTTGTACTAGGGTCTGGCCCAATCCGTATCGGTCAAGGGGTTGAGTTTGACTACGCAACAGTTCACTCTGTATGGGCAATTAAAGAAGCTGGCTATGAGGCAATCATTGTTAATAACAATCCAGAAACAGTTTCAACAGACTTCAGTATTTCTGATAAATTATACTTTGAACCATTAACAATCGAAGATGTAATGCACATTATCGATTTAGAAAAGCCAGAAGGTGTTATCGTCCAATTCGGTGGACAAACAGCAATTAACTTAGCTGCTAAATTAGAGGCTCATGGTGTGAAAATCTTAGGAACATCACTTGAAGATTTAGACCGTGCAGAAGATCGTGATAAGTTTGAGGCAGCTCTAACACAGCTTGGTATCCCGCAACCAGTTGGTAAAACGGCAACGACTGTAGAGCAAGCGGTAGCAATCGCTGACAAAATTGGTTACCCAGTATTAGTAAGACCATCTTACGTACTAGGTGGACGTGCGATGGAAATCGTATATCGTCAAGAAGAACTACTGCACTACATGAAAAATGCAGTTAAAGTTCACGCTGATCACCCAGTATTAATCGACCGATACATGGTTGGTAAAGAAATTGAAGTAGATGCAATTTCAGACGGTGAGAATGTATTCATTCCAGGTATTATGGAGCATATTGAACGCGCTGGAGTTCACTCTGGTGACTCAATTGGAGTATATCCACCACAAAGCTTATCTGAAAAATTAAAAGAACAAATTATTGAACATACAATTGCACTTGGAAAAGGATTAAACATTGTTGGATTACTAAATATCCAGTTTGTAGTATTCAAAGATCAAGTGTACGTAATTGAAGTAAATCCACGTGCGAGCCGTACAGTACCATTCTTAAGTAAAATTACAGGTGTACCAATGGCAAACGTTGCAACGAAAGTTATTTTAGGGCAAGACCTAGTAGAGCAAGGATACGGAACGGGCTATCACCCAGAAGAGAAAGAAGTCTATGTAAAAGCTCCGGTATTCTCATTCGCGAAACTACGCTCAGTTGATACAACATTAGGACCTGAAATGAAATCAACAGGGGAAGTAATGGGTAAAGATTTAACGCTTGAAAAAGCATTATACAAAGGGTTAGTTGCTTCTGGAATTAACATCCCAACACACGGATCAGTAATCATTACTGTAGCGGATAAAGATAAAGAAGAGGCGATGGAGATTGCAAAACGTTTCCATGAAATCGGCTATAACTTATTAGCAACAGCTGGGACAGCACAATCATTAGAAGAGCAAAATATCCCAGTACAAGTTGTAAACAAAATTGATTCTGAAGACTACAACTTACTAGATATTATCCGTCAAGGAAAAGCACAGTTTGTAATCAATACATTAACAAAAGGCAAACAACCAGCGCGTGATGGTTTCCGCATTCGCCGTGAATCAGTAGAAAATGGTGTAGCTTGCTTAACATCACTTGATACAACGAGAGCAATCTTACGAGTATTAGAATCTATGACATTCTCAGCTCATTCAATGAAAGAAATTACGCAAACAAAGCGTCACGAGGTGGTACATGCATGA
- a CDS encoding carbamoyl phosphate synthase small subunit, with the protein MKRQLILEDGTVLIGKGFGGEIEKSGEVVFTTGMTGYQETLSDPSYCGQIVTFTYPLIGNYGINRDDFESIHPSVNGLIVNEICDHPSNFRNEISLNDYLKERNIPGLAGIDTRKLTRKIRQYGTLRGRLCNMDADVEYIVSQLKATVFTDHVKRVSTKDPYPSPGRGHRVVLVDFGMKHGILRELNKRDCDVIVVPYNTTAEEILRLSPDGIMLSNGPGDPKDVPEAIEMLKDIIGKVPLFGICLGHQLFALASGANTSKLKFGHRGLNHPVKHLATGKVAITSQNHGYAVEEESVKNTELEITHVALNDGTVEGLRHTKFPAFTVQYHPEASAGPEDANDLFEDFLEMIENFKKEGEELCQNA; encoded by the coding sequence ATGAAAAGACAACTTATCTTAGAAGATGGAACAGTATTAATTGGAAAAGGTTTCGGAGGAGAAATTGAAAAGTCAGGTGAGGTTGTATTCACAACAGGAATGACTGGATATCAAGAAACATTATCTGATCCATCATATTGCGGTCAAATCGTAACATTCACGTACCCATTAATCGGAAACTACGGCATTAACCGTGACGATTTTGAATCGATTCACCCATCTGTAAATGGTTTAATCGTAAACGAAATTTGTGATCACCCATCAAACTTCCGTAATGAAATTTCGTTAAATGATTACTTAAAAGAAAGAAACATCCCAGGCTTAGCAGGAATTGATACAAGAAAATTAACGAGAAAAATTCGTCAATACGGTACATTACGCGGACGTCTATGTAACATGGATGCAGATGTAGAATACATCGTGAGCCAATTAAAAGCGACAGTATTTACAGATCACGTGAAACGCGTATCAACGAAAGATCCATACCCAAGCCCAGGCCGTGGACATCGTGTTGTACTTGTAGACTTCGGAATGAAACATGGTATTTTACGAGAATTAAATAAACGTGACTGTGATGTAATTGTAGTACCTTACAATACAACAGCGGAAGAGATTTTACGCCTTAGCCCAGATGGAATCATGTTAAGTAACGGGCCTGGAGATCCAAAAGATGTACCAGAAGCGATTGAAATGTTAAAAGACATTATCGGTAAAGTTCCTTTATTCGGAATTTGCTTAGGACATCAACTATTCGCTCTAGCATCTGGTGCGAATACAAGTAAGTTGAAATTTGGTCACCGTGGTTTAAACCATCCAGTAAAACATCTTGCAACTGGAAAAGTAGCAATTACATCTCAAAACCATGGTTATGCAGTAGAAGAAGAATCAGTTAAAAATACAGAACTTGAAATTACACATGTCGCTTTAAATGATGGAACAGTAGAAGGTCTTCGTCATACGAAGTTCCCGGCATTTACAGTACAGTATCATCCAGAAGCTTCAGCAGGACCAGAAGATGCAAATGATTTATTCGAAGATTTCTTAGAAATGATTGAAAACTTCAAGAAAGAAGGGGAAGAGTTATGCCAAAACGCCTAG
- the pyrC gene encoding dihydroorotase — translation MNYLFKNGRYMNEEGKIVATDLLVQDGKIAKVAENITADNAEVIDVNGKLIAPGLVDVHVHLREPGGEHKETIETGTLAAAKGGFTTICAMPNTRPVPDCREHMEDLQNRIKEKAHVNVLPYGAITVRQAGSEMTDFETLKELGAFAFTDDGVGVQDASMMLAAMKRAAKLNMAVVAHCEENTLINKGCVHEGKFSEKHGLNGIPSVCESVHIARDILLAEAADCHYHVCHVSTKGSVRVIRDAKRAGIKVTAEVTPHHLVLCEDDIPSADPNFKMNPPLRGKEDHAALIEGLLDGTIDMIATDHAPHTAEEKAQGIERAPFGITGFETAFPLLYTNLVKKGIITLEQLIQFLTEKPADTFGLEAGRLKEGRTADITIIDLEQEEEIDPTTFLSKGKNTPFAGWKCQGWPVMTIVGGKIAWQKESALV, via the coding sequence ATGAATTATTTGTTTAAAAATGGTCGTTATATGAATGAAGAAGGAAAAATCGTAGCAACGGATCTTCTCGTACAAGACGGTAAAATCGCTAAGGTAGCAGAAAATATTACGGCAGATAATGCTGAAGTAATCGATGTGAACGGAAAGTTAATCGCACCTGGATTAGTAGATGTACACGTACACCTTCGTGAACCAGGTGGTGAACATAAAGAAACAATTGAAACAGGTACACTAGCAGCGGCAAAAGGTGGATTCACTACAATTTGTGCAATGCCAAATACACGCCCAGTGCCAGATTGCAGAGAACATATGGAAGACTTGCAAAATCGTATTAAAGAAAAAGCGCATGTCAACGTACTACCATATGGAGCAATTACAGTACGTCAAGCGGGTTCTGAAATGACAGATTTCGAAACGTTAAAAGAACTTGGAGCATTTGCTTTCACAGATGACGGTGTAGGCGTACAAGATGCTAGCATGATGTTAGCTGCTATGAAGCGTGCAGCGAAATTAAATATGGCAGTAGTTGCGCACTGTGAAGAGAATACTCTTATTAATAAAGGTTGTGTACATGAAGGGAAGTTTTCTGAGAAACACGGATTAAACGGTATCCCATCAGTATGTGAATCTGTACATATTGCAAGGGATATACTGCTTGCTGAAGCGGCAGATTGTCACTATCACGTATGTCACGTAAGTACGAAAGGATCTGTACGTGTAATCCGTGATGCGAAACGCGCTGGAATTAAAGTAACAGCAGAGGTAACACCTCATCACTTAGTGTTATGTGAAGATGATATTCCATCAGCTGATCCTAACTTTAAAATGAACCCACCGCTTCGTGGAAAAGAAGACCACGCAGCACTAATTGAAGGTTTATTAGATGGAACGATCGATATGATCGCAACTGATCATGCACCGCATACAGCGGAAGAGAAAGCACAAGGAATTGAAAGAGCACCATTCGGAATTACTGGTTTTGAAACAGCATTCCCACTTCTATACACAAACCTTGTGAAAAAAGGAATCATTACACTAGAGCAGTTAATTCAATTCTTAACAGAAAAGCCAGCTGATACATTCGGCTTAGAAGCAGGTCGCCTGAAAGAAGGTAGAACAGCTGATATTACAATCATTGATTTAGAACAAGAAGAAGAGATTGACCCAACAACATTCTTATCAAAAGGAAAAAATACACCATTCGCAGGTTGGAAATGCCAAGGATGGCCGGTAATGACAATCGTTGGTGGTAAGATCGCATGGCAAAAGGAGAGTGCATTAGTATGA
- the pyrB gene encoding aspartate carbamoyltransferase, with the protein MSHLLTMSELSEVEISEILKDAEDFANGKESKTTEQTFVANLFFENSTRTRFSFEVAEKRLGLDVLNFSADASSVQKGETLYDTIRTLESIGTKAVVIRHEQDRYFDELKDQVNIPILNAGDGCGNHPTQCLLDLLTIKQEFGRFEGLKIAIVGDVRHSRVARSNAEALTKLGATIYFASPEEWKDEDNTFGTYKPLDELVPEVDVMMLLRVQHERHDHYETDIMKEYHEKHGLTVEREKRMKEGSIIMHPAPVNRDVEIASELVECERSRIFKQMENGVYVRMAVLKRALPNVLGGMKHELFV; encoded by the coding sequence ATGAGCCATTTGTTAACGATGAGTGAATTATCGGAAGTAGAAATTTCAGAAATCCTAAAAGACGCAGAAGATTTTGCGAATGGGAAAGAGAGCAAAACGACAGAGCAAACTTTTGTTGCGAACTTGTTCTTTGAGAATAGTACGAGAACGAGATTTAGCTTTGAAGTTGCTGAGAAGAGATTAGGACTTGATGTTTTAAACTTTTCAGCTGATGCATCTAGCGTACAAAAAGGAGAAACTTTATACGATACGATAAGAACACTAGAATCAATCGGAACAAAAGCAGTGGTCATCCGCCACGAGCAAGATCGCTACTTCGATGAACTAAAAGATCAGGTGAATATTCCAATCTTAAACGCTGGAGATGGATGTGGAAACCACCCAACACAGTGCCTACTCGACCTTCTTACAATTAAACAAGAGTTTGGAAGATTTGAAGGTTTGAAGATTGCAATAGTAGGAGATGTTCGTCATAGCCGAGTAGCACGTTCTAATGCAGAAGCATTAACGAAGCTGGGTGCAACAATTTACTTTGCAAGCCCTGAAGAGTGGAAAGATGAAGACAACACATTTGGAACATACAAACCATTAGATGAACTTGTTCCAGAAGTGGATGTAATGATGTTACTTCGTGTACAACATGAGCGTCATGATCATTATGAAACAGACATTATGAAAGAGTATCATGAGAAACACGGATTAACAGTGGAAAGAGAAAAGCGTATGAAAGAAGGAAGCATTATTATGCATCCAGCTCCTGTAAACCGTGATGTTGAAATTGCAAGTGAACTTGTTGAGTGTGAGCGTTCACGCATATTTAAACAAATGGAAAATGGAGTTTACGTAAGAATGGCTGTACTAAAACGCGCCTTACCAAATGTATTAGGAGGAATGAAACATGAATTATTTGTTTAA